The DNA sequence ATACAGATGctgaaatgtagaaaataatGCAAAACATCAAGGCACCTTTCAGCATCAATTTAGTTTAATTCACAAACAAATCTCAAATTCATTgttatttgatcaaaaaaacGACATAAATGATATCCAATTACatgcatttcattcattttcacaatctgtttcttcaaaagaaaacattgatcTATGTCACAATACACAGAACAGATTAGAACAGCCAATAAAACCAAGAACAAAGATGTATAAATATGAATAAGTTGAATAGACTCTATAAAGGAAagtagaggagaaaaaaacatgacttaaTATTTGAACTGAACAAAGTTTCACTACTCTTTTGTTCCAGCAGCATTGCTGTACCTAAGACGATttaactccacctctttggcCCAAGTAAATATATCACAGCAACTACTGAATGGGTTCCCATGTAATTATTAACAGAATAATAGGGTTAAGCCGAACCAACTAaaatcaagtttaaataagAAATGCACTTACATTGATAAAAAGTTTCATCTCTATTAAAGTCCCAAAATGTTCAACATCTACAGTATCCCTGCCCCATCACATCTGGacatcccccccctcccccaagaCAACTGGACCCTGAATGGTTAAGCCAAGATAGGAACGTCTATGCGCTGAAGCATGTGATTCAAACTCAGTCGTAACCCAAATCCCTctaagaaaaacagacatttgcTGGCCTGTTTCCTGTGGAGGTGTGAGCTCAGTCCTAACTGGAAGAAGGATGTCTTGTATCTCTGGGACTTGCCACACGTTCCCTTTGCTCCACAAGTCATTGATCCGGTTCCATTTCTCCTTTGTTCTGTTGTGTCGGCTATCGGCTAGCTCAGCATCGACCTGTCTCTCCACAATAGCGTCCAACCTTGATTTGTGAATCCACTTGCTCAGTCCAGAGCCCTTTCCCAGAAAAAAGAGAGGCACAAGGTATCGACCTCGGAGGTACTTGGCATACCCATCTCTCTCAAATGCTTTCTCCATGAATGTGATGTGTTGTTGCAGATCAGGTCCAATCACGTCAAGCGACAGTTGTGCAGGCTCTCCTTCTGATTCCTGTTGCTCATTTCTGTCCTCATCCTCCCAGGTCTCGTTTTCTGACCCGTTGTCCTCTGTTGCCGGTTGTTTcacttcctcatcctcttcttcaaccaactgaggatgttcctcaggccaaaacaacagcagcaccaAAAGATAAAACTCAGGGCTTCTACGCCCCACTTCAGTGTCCAAGAATCCGAACAGAACGGTCTTGAGTTCATTCACAGGAGTGAGTTTCGAGGAGTTATGCTTCTTGTTGCTCAAGATGATATTTGAGAGAATGTACCTCCCAGCCGCTTCGACATCTCCAACATCTGTCTCATGGGTGGTTTTCAAATCGTCGCAGATTGCTTCTAAATCAGAGGTGGTTTCCTGCGCCTCCAAAAACCCGGCGCGTCTTCCCATTGACGTGAACAGGCCGTGATTCAAACGCTCCAGGAGGCCCGGAAAGCTGGTGGAATGCGCTGCGTCTTTTCTGGTATAGTGTTTGTAGCAGAGAGCAACGTCTTTCCAGAAGTAGGGCGGCTCTGAGGTTGTCTCGTCGGGCTTGGAGTAGCCAAGGtaccattcaaaaaagccaaaTTTGGCTTCAACTTCCATTTCCAAATTGTGGAGGTGTGTCCATCGAGGATCACGGTTTATCTTTTGGAGTTTCTCAAAGGCTATGTTTGCCACTTGGAGGAAGCCAAACAATCCTCTGTCGTTAaaagtttttgaaatgtttacgCTGCCCGCTGAATCTATCATTTCAGTCCCTTCTTCGTTGTCAGCTTTTGTTCCCACATCTTTAAACACCGTCA is a window from the Labrus mixtus chromosome 23, fLabMix1.1, whole genome shotgun sequence genome containing:
- the LOC132958670 gene encoding sterile alpha motif domain-containing protein 9-like — translated: MDHHSTETLTSDSGDETSSDGEQMTLEEADKVRDYVRENPNSPNTQLFSFLVLLNTYVPGSFLLMSECQQILGPPDPIHGGPPFEERMEPFISFINISSPNPDRMCHIKPLLTTEALQLLTDSGISRSNIVKKFMDLLCRDEAQPTTVEFIKDLLTKREMGENGKEKFSPLVLDICEQENSYNAISVLKTASNIMTQNHIYPQTLSRFYYIKRGIYDRAETWAKIAISRAQNNSHVADTLGQVYKNRLLRTANQLEEILDMAREALTVFKDVGTKADNEEGTEMIDSAGSVNISKTFNDRGLFGFLQVANIAFEKLQKINRDPRWTHLHNLEMEVEAKFGFFEWYLGYSKPDETTSEPPYFWKDVALCYKHYTRKDAAHSTSFPGLLERLNHGLFTSMGRRAGFLEAQETTSDLEAICDDLKTTHETDVGDVEAAGRYILSNIILSNKKHNSSKLTPVNELKTVLFGFLDTEVGRRSPEFYLLVLLLFWPEEHPQLVEEEDEEVKQPATEDNGSENETWEDEDRNEQQESEGEPAQLSLDVIGPDLQQHITFMEKAFERDGYAKYLRGRYLVPLFFLGKGSGLSKWIHKSRLDAIVERQVDAELADSRHNRTKEKWNRINDLWSKGNVWQVPEIQDILLPVRTELTPPQETGQQMSVFLRGIWVTTEFESHASAHRRSYLGLTIQGPVVLGEGGDVQM